The Streptomyces capitiformicae genome contains the following window.
GCGCACGATCATGGACCACTGGCTGGGCCTGGGCCTCGCCGGTTTCCGGGTGGACATGGCCGCCTCACTCGTGAAGGACGACCCGGGCAAGGCCGAGACCGCCCTTGTCTGGACGGAACTGCGGCACTGGCTGGACACGGCCCACCCGGACGCGGTGTTGCTGTCCGAGTGGGGTGAACCCGAGGTGTCGATCCCGGCCGGTTTCCACGCCGACTTCTTCCTCCACTTCGGCGGCCCCACCAACGGCCTCGCCCTGCGCTCACTGTGGAGCAACGGCGAAGGCACGGTCCACGAGGACTGGGACCCGCTCGACTGTTTCTTCGACGCGAGCGGCAAAGGCTCACCGCGCCCCTTCGTCGAGGCCTGGACGCGGGCGTCCACGGCCGTCGACGGCATGGGCGGCGCCATCTCCCTCCCGACCGCCAACCACGACTTCTCCCGCCTCAACTGCGGCCCCCGCACGGCCGAACAGCTCCCGGCCGCCTTCGCCTTCCACCTGACCTGGCCGACGCTCCCGGCGATCTACTACGGCGACGAGATCGGCATGCGCTACGTCCCGGGCCTGCCCGACAAGGAGGGCAGCGTCCTCGGCCCCCGCTACAACCGCGCGGGCTCCCGCACCCCCATGCAGTGGGACGACACTCCCAACGCGGGCTTCTCCAGCGCCCCCGCCGACCGTCTCTATCTGCCCCTCGACCCGACCCCCGACCGCCCGACCGTCGCCGCCCAGCGCGCCGACGACACCTCGCTCCTCCATCTCGTACGCCGCCTGACAGCCCTGCGCCGGAGCACTCCCGAACTGGGTTCCGCCGGCTCCGTGGAAGTTGTCCACCTGGGCTATCCGTTCGTGTACGTGCGCGGCGGACGGTACCTTGTCGTCGTCAATCCCCAGCAGGGAGAGGCGAGTTGCTCGTACGCGCCGACCGCTCACCGCACGGTGGAGGCACAGGGCGTGCGGCTCGACGGCGGCACGATCACCGCCCGGGGCTTCGGGTACGGGATCTTCGATCTCGGCGGTTAGCCGGTGCGGCGGATGCCCGGAGCCCCCGCTCCGGGCATCACCCCGCCGCTGATCACGCCAGGGTGACGTGCATACGGCCCTCGGCCAGGACCTCGTCGCGCACCTCGGACCCTTCCGGCTCGGGGACCCAGCCGAAGAGTTCGTACGTCCCCCGAGGCGGCTCCCCGAACAGTCCCTCCACCTCGGCGCACCGGCCCCAGGCGTGGTGCTCCGTCTCGATCAGCGTGAACCGCCCTCGTCGGCGGTGCTCCCGGTCCTCATGCACGGTGGGCATCATGCCGGACCGGGAGCGCCCGTGAATCAATTATTCGCGTCTTGCCGAGATGCCCTAAGGCTTGGGCGAGTTGACGGCGTTCGGCTCCTCGCCGTAGGCGGTCAGGAAGAGGTCGCGGAAGGAGTCCATGCGCCACACGGGGGCGTCGTCGCCGGGGCGGAGGCCGTCCGACCAGCCCCAGTCGTCGATGCGATCGAGGACCTTCGGGTCGCGGGCGAGGATGGTGACGGGTACGTCGTGGTCGGCGCCGTTGCCGCTGACGCTGGCCATGGGCTGGTGGTCGCCCAGGAAGACCAGGACGGTGTTCTCGTCGCCGTACTTCTCCACGTACTCCAGGAGGCTGCGCAGCGAGTACTGGACGGACTTGCCGTACTCCTCCTTGACCTTCACGGGGTCGGTGAACACGTCCGCCGGGTCCTTGCCCGCTTTCTGGATGCCCTTGAAGACGGAGCCGTCGCCGACCTCGTCCCAGCCGACCATCTCCGGCAGGGGCGCCCAGGGCTGGTGGCTGGAGGTCAGGATGATCTCCGACATCAGCGGCTTGTCGCCCTTCTTGGCGGCCTCCAGGCGCTGGAACGCGGTCAGGGTGTACTGGTCGGGCATGGTCGACCAGCTGAACTTCGGCCCCCGGTAGCCGAGATTTCGGGAGTCGTAGACCTGGTCGAAGCCGTAGAAGTCGCCTTCCGGCCAGTTGTACTGGACGCCCGGTACGACTCCGACCGTCCGCCAGGCGCCGGTCTTGTCGAAGGCGCCGGGCAGGGTGAACCGTTCGCCGGCAGTGACCGTGCGGTAGCGGCTCTGGTTGTCGATCCACAGGCCGGTCAGGAAGGTGGAGTGCCCGAGCCAGCTGCTCCCGCCGTACGTCGCGGAGGTCAGCCAGCCGCTCTTCGCGGCGAACCCGGCCGCGCGGAGGTCCGCGTCCGCCTTGTCGAGGGTCGAGGTCACGCCCGGCGCGATGGCCTCGTCCTCCAGCGCTGCCCGGCCGTAGCTCTCGATGAAGGTGAACATGACGTCCTTGCCGCGCAGCCCGGTCAGCAACCGGTCGGCGGGAACATCCGCGAACTTGTCCTGCTCTGCCTCCTTGGCGAACGCGGCCTCGTCCCGGATGGTCTCCTTCGCCCGGGCCCAGCGGTCCTGCACGAAACCGATCGTGTTCCTGGAGGCGAACGCCGTGTCCCCCAGGGGAGTCAGACCGACCGCCGCGCAGGTGATCCACACCGTTCCGGCGACGACCGTGCCCCGCATCGCCCGATCCCGGTGGCGGGCCAGGACGTTCGACAGCCGGACCACCGCCAGCGACGCGGCGACGAACAGCAGCACGACCAGCACCACCAGGCCGATCACCAGGAGCCGAGCGCCCGTGCCGCCCAGGGTGTCCCCCACATACGACTCGGCGTCGTCGAGCAGCCCCCAGTCGAGCACCACGTTGAAGCCGCGCCCGAGGAACTGGTTGTAGCCGATGTCGAGCGCCTTCACCACGATCAGCGCCGCCAGGAACACCCCGGTGAGCACCGACGCGACCAGTCTCGTGCGGCGCGGCAGGACCATCAGCACAGCCGCCCCGAGAATCGGCTCCACGGGTATGCGCACGAACTGCGGCGCCGTGAAGTACTCGACCTTGCCCGGCATCATCAGCGCGAAGAACACGAGGGCGGCGGCCAGCGCCGTGAGGCCCCACGACACGCTCCGCGCGGCGAGGGGGTACTTCCGCCGTAAGGCCGCCGGGTACGCCCGGATCCGCTGCCAACGGCCGCCGCGCTCACCGGCCTCGCCGACCTCATCGGTCTCACCGGCCTCATTGGTCTCACCGGCTTCATCAGCCTGACCGGCCTCGTCGGTCGGCGGCTTCGCGGCTCCTCCTTCTGCCTCGTCGGTCGACGGCTCGGCGGCCTCTGATTTCTCGTCCGTGTCGGGCAGTTGACTGGAGCGCGTGGAGAGCGACACGCGACGTTCCTTCCGTGCGAAGACCGCTGGCAGTGCGCCCATCTGTACGGGGGACCCGCGAGATCAGTTCAACGACCACGGGTAAGTTCATCGGTAAGGAACTGCCCCACGGCGTACGACCGGTAGTGGTAAGCTTCTCTCGGCACGTGTGTTTCGCCCGGTCCGGGCGCCGGTGCCGCTCTCTCATATCCTGAGATCTCTCCCGCTGAACCGCCCGTCGATTCCCGACCGGCCGTCAGCTTCTCCGCACCGCCTCGCGCCTGCGGCCGGGTGTGTGCTCTCTCTCCTCCCCCCTTCTCATGCGTTTTCCATGACGTCCTCGAAAGGACCTCCCCCATGACCACCACCACACTCGAACGCACTTCCACCCATCGGCAGCCCCCGGCCCGGATCACCGGCGTCCTGGAGATCGCACAGGGCGGGCAGGGACACCTGCGCGCCGAGATCGGGCTGTCCACCAGCTCGGATCCACAGGTTCCCGCCGCGCTGATCCGCCGGTACGGCCTGCGCAAGGGCGACACAGTCGAGGGCGTACGCGACGGCCGACGCGCCCTCACCGAGGTCGAGCGGATCAACGGCCGTACGCCCGAAGAGCTGCGCGGCCGCCCGCACTTCGGCGATCTCACCCCGCTGCACCCGCGCACGCGGCTGCGGCTCGAACACCGGGCGAGCGGTGTCACGGGCCGTCTGGTCGACCTGGTGGCACCGGTCGGCAAGGGCCAGCGCGGGCTGATCGTGGCGCCGCCCAAGACCGGCAAGACGGTGCTGCTCCAGCAGTTGGCCGCCGCGATCGCCGCCAACCACCCCGAGGCCCACCTCATGGTCGTCCTGGTCGACGAGCGGCCCGAGGAGGTGACCGACATGCGGCGCTCCGTGCGGGGCGAGGTGTACGCCTCTGCGTTCGACCGGTCCCCCAAGCAGCACATCGCGCTCGCCGAACTCGTCGTGGAGCGCGCCAAGCGGCTCGTCGAGCAGGGCGAGGACGTCGTGATCCTGCTGGACTCCCTGACCCGGCTGTGCCGGGCCCACAACAACGCGGCCGCCGCCGGTGGCCGCACCCTCAGCGGCGGTGTCGACGCCGCCGCGTTGCAGGGTCCGAAGCGGCTCTTCGGTGCCGCCCGGCTGACCGAGGAGGCCGGCTCCCTCACCATCCTCGCCACCACCCTGGTCGAGACCGGCTCCCGCGCCGACGACTTCTTCTTCGAGGAGCTCAAGGGCACCGGCAACATGGAGCTCCGCCTGGACCGCGCCCTCGCCGACCGGCGGGTCTTCCCCGCGGTCGACATCACCCCGTCCGGGACCCGCCGCGAGGAACTCCTGCTGACACCGGGCGAGTTGTTCGCCGTACGAGGGCTGCGGCGGGCCCTGCGCTCGCGTGAGGGCCAGGCGAACGTCGAGGCACTGCTGGAGCGGATGCGGGCCACGCCGGACAACGCGACGTTTCTTGGGCAGTTGTCGCGATAGAGCTCGGGGGTCAGGGTGCGTTGGCTGCTGTGGGTTCGTGTGTGGTTGCTCGCGCAGTTCCCCGCGCCCCTGAAAAGCAGGGGCTGCGCCCCATGCTTTTTACCCCCGCCGACCGCGGACACGCATCCACCGTGCGGCATCCGGGTGCTCGATCCGCTCGCTCGGCCCTGGCACCCGAGTCCAGCGCACGACCATTCCTACGTTTGCGGTATGACCATCGGATTCTCATCCCGCGTCGCCCTCTGTTGTTCCGCCCTCTGCGCGATCGGCGCGCTTGCCGTCGCGTCGAGCCCGCGGGGCGCCGGTCCCTCGGTCGGGTCGGCCGCGCTGGACGCCAAGGCCGTGCGGGAGCCGCCGCCGCTGTACCGGCCGGGGGTCCAGGTGCGGCCACGCCCCGGGGCGCCCGGGCTTCCCCGGGACGTCTCCGCGGTGGCGTGGCTGGTGGCCGACGCCCGCACCGGCGAGGTGCTCGCCTCGCACAACGCCCACCTCAGACTGCCGCCCGCCAGCACCCTGAAGACCCTGTTCGCGCTCACCGTCCTGCCGGAACTCCCGGCGGGCCTCAGACACACCGTCGAGCGCGAGGAACTGGCGGACCTCGGCGCGGGGAGCAGTCTGGTCGGCGTCAAGGAGAACCACACCTACCGCGTGGCCGACCTGTGGCGCGGTGTCTTCCTCAGCTCGGGCAACGACGCCGTACGGGTACTGGCCGCTCTCAACGGCGGCTGGCGGGCCACCGCCGAGCAGATGCAGGCCAAGGCCCGGGCCCTCGGTGCCCTCGACACCCGGGTCGTCTCACCCGACGGCTACGACGCTCCCGGTCAGGTGTCATCGGCGTACGACCTGGCGGTGTTCGGGCGGGCCGGACTGCGCAACGCGGAGTTCGCCGCGTACTGCGCCACGGTCACGGCGAAGTTCCCCGCGGGCGGCTCGTCGTACGACATCCGGAACACCAACCGGCTGCTCACGGGCGCGGGGGTCGCCCGCTATCCGGGGCTGATCGGCATCAAGAACGGCTACACCAGCAACGCGGGCAACACCCTGGTCGCCGCCGCCGAGCGAGGCGGACGCACCCTCGTCACCACGGTGCTGAAGCCCCGGGTGGGCGGCGGGCTCGCCGTGTACGAGGAGACCCGTTCGCTGCTCGACTGGGGTTTCCGTGCCGCCGGACGCGTCGAGCCCGTGGGCTCGCTGCTGCCGCCACGCCCGGCGGCGGCACCTCAGCCCGGCCCCGAGTCGGCGCCTCCCGTCCGTGAGAAGGAGGAGGTGACGGGTCCCGGTTGGCCGTCGGCGGGCGTGATCGTGGGCTCGGTCGCTGCCGGGTTGGCTGCGGCGGCCGTGGTGTTGTCCCTGCGGTTCAGGAAGGGAAGGTTCACCGGGGACTGACCGATGGGCAGCCACAGCAGCAGGCCGAGGGTGATCCACACATAGGCGTTGCTGCCGACGAAGCCGTCGATGCCGGACGCGCCGTCGAACCAGAGCCAGACGACGCTGCTGCACAGCACCACGTACAGGCACGCCGTGAGCGGCAGCAGCCGGCGATGTCTCAGCAGGACCGCGAAGGACGGCAGCAGCCAGACCAGATGGTGCACCCAGGTGATCGGGCTGACCAGGCACGCGGTCAGCCCGGTGACGGCGAACGCGGCGATCCAGTCGTCCGCGCGCACCGCCCTGCGTACCTGCCACGCCCACACGCCCAGCACCGCGAGCACCATCAACGCCCATACGGTGCGGCTGGGTTCGTCCGGTGCCACGAGGCGGGCCAGGACGCCTTGCAGCGACTGGTTGGAGACGTACTCGAGGCGGCCGATGCGGCTGGTGTCCCACAGTGCCTCGGTCCAGTAGAAGCGGGAGGCCTCCGGGGCGATCCAGGCCGCCGCCGCGGTGGCGGCCGCGGCGACGGCGGTCGCGAGCCCGGCGGCGCGCCACCGCCGGGCGAGCAGGAGCATGCCGATGAAGATGGCGGGCGTCAGCTTCACCGCCGCCGCCAGACCGATGCCGATACCGGCCCAGCGCCCCCGGCCGGTGGACAGCAGCCACGCGTCGAGGAGCACCAGGGCCAGGAGCATGAGGTTCACCTGGCCGAAGCTGAAGGTGTCCCGGACCGGTTCGAACACGGCGAGCACGCAGAACACGAGGGCCACGCCGAACCAGCGGAAGCTCCGCAGGCGCGGCCCTCCGAGGACGTACAGCACGGCCGCGAGCGACGCCAGATTGAGCAGCAGGCACAGCGCGACCGCGGTGCGCAGGTCGACCAGCGCCATCGGCAGCATGCTCACGGCCGCGAACGGCGGATAGGTGAACCCGTACATGGTGCCC
Protein-coding sequences here:
- a CDS encoding sulfatase-like hydrolase/transferase gives rise to the protein MSLSTRSSQLPDTDEKSEAAEPSTDEAEGGAAKPPTDEAGQADEAGETNEAGETDEVGEAGERGGRWQRIRAYPAALRRKYPLAARSVSWGLTALAAALVFFALMMPGKVEYFTAPQFVRIPVEPILGAAVLMVLPRRTRLVASVLTGVFLAALIVVKALDIGYNQFLGRGFNVVLDWGLLDDAESYVGDTLGGTGARLLVIGLVVLVVLLFVAASLAVVRLSNVLARHRDRAMRGTVVAGTVWITCAAVGLTPLGDTAFASRNTIGFVQDRWARAKETIRDEAAFAKEAEQDKFADVPADRLLTGLRGKDVMFTFIESYGRAALEDEAIAPGVTSTLDKADADLRAAGFAAKSGWLTSATYGGSSWLGHSTFLTGLWIDNQSRYRTVTAGERFTLPGAFDKTGAWRTVGVVPGVQYNWPEGDFYGFDQVYDSRNLGYRGPKFSWSTMPDQYTLTAFQRLEAAKKGDKPLMSEIILTSSHQPWAPLPEMVGWDEVGDGSVFKGIQKAGKDPADVFTDPVKVKEEYGKSVQYSLRSLLEYVEKYGDENTVLVFLGDHQPMASVSGNGADHDVPVTILARDPKVLDRIDDWGWSDGLRPGDDAPVWRMDSFRDLFLTAYGEEPNAVNSPKP
- a CDS encoding alpha-amylase family glycosyl hydrolase; this translates as MTSFRPAPTWLADAVFYQIYPQSFADSDGDGIGDFAGITEHLDHLSWLGVDTVWLNPCFASPFRDAGYDVADYLRVAPRYGTDDDLADLVDEARRRGIRILLDLVAGHTSIDHPWFQISANDPDDHRYIWTPEGCPEGFVASPGSRPGAYLPNFFDSQPALNFGYARENPAEPWRLPVDAEGPRANRHALRTIMDHWLGLGLAGFRVDMAASLVKDDPGKAETALVWTELRHWLDTAHPDAVLLSEWGEPEVSIPAGFHADFFLHFGGPTNGLALRSLWSNGEGTVHEDWDPLDCFFDASGKGSPRPFVEAWTRASTAVDGMGGAISLPTANHDFSRLNCGPRTAEQLPAAFAFHLTWPTLPAIYYGDEIGMRYVPGLPDKEGSVLGPRYNRAGSRTPMQWDDTPNAGFSSAPADRLYLPLDPTPDRPTVAAQRADDTSLLHLVRRLTALRRSTPELGSAGSVEVVHLGYPFVYVRGGRYLVVVNPQQGEASCSYAPTAHRTVEAQGVRLDGGTITARGFGYGIFDLGG
- the rho gene encoding transcription termination factor Rho, with translation MTTTTLERTSTHRQPPARITGVLEIAQGGQGHLRAEIGLSTSSDPQVPAALIRRYGLRKGDTVEGVRDGRRALTEVERINGRTPEELRGRPHFGDLTPLHPRTRLRLEHRASGVTGRLVDLVAPVGKGQRGLIVAPPKTGKTVLLQQLAAAIAANHPEAHLMVVLVDERPEEVTDMRRSVRGEVYASAFDRSPKQHIALAELVVERAKRLVEQGEDVVILLDSLTRLCRAHNNAAAAGGRTLSGGVDAAALQGPKRLFGAARLTEEAGSLTILATTLVETGSRADDFFFEELKGTGNMELRLDRALADRRVFPAVDITPSGTRREELLLTPGELFAVRGLRRALRSREGQANVEALLERMRATPDNATFLGQLSR
- a CDS encoding D-alanyl-D-alanine carboxypeptidase family protein, with translation MTIGFSSRVALCCSALCAIGALAVASSPRGAGPSVGSAALDAKAVREPPPLYRPGVQVRPRPGAPGLPRDVSAVAWLVADARTGEVLASHNAHLRLPPASTLKTLFALTVLPELPAGLRHTVEREELADLGAGSSLVGVKENHTYRVADLWRGVFLSSGNDAVRVLAALNGGWRATAEQMQAKARALGALDTRVVSPDGYDAPGQVSSAYDLAVFGRAGLRNAEFAAYCATVTAKFPAGGSSYDIRNTNRLLTGAGVARYPGLIGIKNGYTSNAGNTLVAAAERGGRTLVTTVLKPRVGGGLAVYEETRSLLDWGFRAAGRVEPVGSLLPPRPAAAPQPGPESAPPVREKEEVTGPGWPSAGVIVGSVAAGLAAAAVVLSLRFRKGRFTGD